Proteins encoded by one window of Candidatus Binatia bacterium:
- a CDS encoding exodeoxyribonuclease III: MARFVSWNVNGIRSCVRKGFLDWLRQSRADVIGLQETRCEREDLPEMLHRVPGFRHAAWISARSRRGYSGVALLSKTEPLEVVTELGDESFDREGRFLLARFPDLLVANVYFPKGSGTLRDNSRVPYKLAFTEHVFRTMDAARRRHRLPAMIMGDFNIAPEPIDLARPRGNETTSGFLPEERELYARVRGRRWVDTFRALHPDEVKYTWWSNRIGVRERNIGWRIDHVLVSADLLPRVRNAFVWDHVRGSDHCPVGIDLAER; the protein is encoded by the coding sequence ATGGCGCGATTCGTGTCGTGGAACGTGAACGGGATCCGCTCGTGCGTCCGCAAGGGCTTTCTCGACTGGCTGCGACAGTCGCGCGCCGACGTGATCGGCCTGCAGGAGACGCGCTGCGAGCGCGAGGACCTGCCCGAGATGCTGCACCGCGTGCCGGGATTCCGGCACGCGGCCTGGATCTCGGCGCGCTCGCGGCGCGGCTACAGCGGCGTCGCGCTGCTGTCGAAGACCGAGCCGCTCGAGGTCGTGACCGAGCTCGGCGACGAGAGCTTCGACCGTGAGGGACGCTTCCTGCTCGCGCGCTTCCCCGACCTGCTGGTCGCGAACGTCTACTTCCCGAAGGGCAGCGGCACGCTGCGCGACAACAGCCGCGTGCCCTACAAGCTCGCCTTCACCGAGCACGTCTTCCGCACGATGGACGCGGCGCGCCGCCGACATCGCCTGCCGGCGATGATCATGGGCGACTTCAACATCGCGCCCGAGCCGATCGATCTCGCGCGCCCGCGCGGCAACGAGACCACGAGCGGCTTTCTTCCCGAGGAGCGCGAGCTCTACGCGCGCGTGCGCGGACGACGCTGGGTCGACACCTTCCGCGCGCTGCACCCCGACGAGGTGAAGTACACCTGGTGGAGCAACCGGATCGGCGTGCGCGAGCGCAACATCGGCTGGCGGATCGACCACGTGCTGGTGTCCGCGGACCTGCTGCCGCGCGTGCGCAATGCGTTCGTGTGGGACCACGTGCGCGGCTCGGACCACTGCCCGGTGGGGATCGATCTCGCCGAGCGCTGA
- a CDS encoding amino acid permease has translation MKDDNRLRRVLGPWQLTSLGIGAIIGTGIFVLTGVAAHDKAGPAITLSFAVAGLACIFAALCYSEFASMAPVAGSAYTYAYATIGELGAWIIGWDLILEYAVASATVAHGWSHYFQDFIGILGIQWPEALGNSPFDYDPEAGRFVATGAILDLPAIFITTVITVVLVLGIRESARFNTAMVIAKVLVVLFVIGVGAMYVNPENWVPFAPYGYGGLSFFGGTIYGQEGPGGEPLGMLAGAAIIFFAYIGFDSISTHAEESRVPQRDVPFGIIASLIVCTILYVAVAAVLTGMVRYDQIDINAPVSTAFAQVGLPWAHFLVSLGALTGITSVLLVMMLSQPRVWLAMARDGLVPREFFGAVHDRFRTPWKSTILTGVLVGIAAALLPLRILADLVNIGTLFAFVVVCSAVLIMRRVYPDAERPFRVPFSPVVPLLGIATCLMLMFSLPAENWLRLFVWLAIGLAIYFLYGRHHSVLARLRAEEAAKRAGAKSARS, from the coding sequence ATGAAGGACGACAATCGGCTGCGACGTGTGCTCGGGCCGTGGCAGCTCACGAGCCTCGGCATCGGCGCGATCATCGGTACGGGGATCTTCGTCTTGACCGGCGTCGCGGCGCACGACAAGGCCGGTCCGGCGATCACGCTGTCGTTCGCCGTCGCGGGCCTGGCCTGCATCTTCGCGGCGCTCTGCTACTCCGAGTTCGCCTCGATGGCCCCGGTCGCAGGCTCCGCCTACACCTACGCCTACGCGACCATCGGCGAGCTCGGCGCGTGGATCATCGGCTGGGACCTGATCCTCGAGTACGCCGTCGCGTCCGCCACCGTGGCGCACGGCTGGTCGCACTACTTCCAGGACTTCATCGGCATCTTGGGCATCCAATGGCCCGAAGCCTTGGGGAACTCACCATTCGACTACGATCCCGAGGCGGGACGCTTCGTCGCGACCGGCGCGATCCTCGACCTGCCGGCGATCTTCATCACCACGGTGATCACCGTCGTGCTCGTGCTCGGCATCCGTGAGAGCGCGCGCTTCAACACCGCGATGGTGATCGCGAAGGTGCTGGTGGTGCTGTTCGTGATCGGCGTCGGCGCGATGTACGTCAATCCGGAAAACTGGGTGCCGTTCGCGCCGTACGGCTACGGCGGGCTCAGCTTCTTCGGCGGCACGATCTACGGTCAGGAAGGGCCGGGCGGCGAGCCGCTTGGCATGCTCGCCGGCGCGGCGATCATCTTCTTCGCCTACATCGGCTTCGACTCGATCTCGACGCACGCCGAGGAATCGCGCGTCCCGCAGCGCGACGTGCCGTTCGGCATCATCGCGTCGCTGATCGTGTGCACGATCCTCTACGTGGCGGTCGCCGCGGTGCTGACCGGCATGGTTCGCTACGACCAGATCGACATCAACGCGCCGGTGTCGACCGCGTTCGCGCAGGTCGGGCTGCCGTGGGCGCACTTCCTGGTGTCGCTCGGCGCGCTGACCGGCATCACCTCGGTGCTGCTCGTCATGATGCTGAGCCAGCCGCGCGTCTGGCTCGCGATGGCGCGCGACGGGCTCGTGCCGCGCGAGTTCTTCGGCGCCGTGCACGATCGCTTCCGCACGCCGTGGAAGTCGACGATCCTGACCGGCGTCCTGGTCGGGATCGCCGCGGCGCTGCTGCCGCTGCGCATCCTCGCCGACCTGGTCAACATCGGGACGCTGTTCGCGTTCGTCGTCGTGTGCTCGGCGGTGCTCATCATGCGCCGCGTGTACCCCGACGCCGAGCGGCCGTTCCGCGTGCCGTTCTCGCCGGTCGTGCCGCTGCTCGGCATCGCGACCTGCCTCATGCTGATGTTCTCGCTGCCGGCCGAGAACTGGCTGCGGCTCTTCGTGTGGCTCGCGATCGGCCTCGCGATCTACTTCCTGTACGGGCGGCACCACAGCGTGCTCGCGCGGCTGCGCGCCGAAGAGGCGGCCAAGCGCGCCGGAGCGAAGAGCGCGAGGTCGTAG